Proteins encoded within one genomic window of Ovis aries strain OAR_USU_Benz2616 breed Rambouillet chromosome 1, ARS-UI_Ramb_v3.0, whole genome shotgun sequence:
- the CSF3R gene encoding granulocyte colony-stimulating factor receptor isoform X6, giving the protein MVGLGAWSLVGAALIILLLPRSLEQCGHILLSAPTVRLGDQVTASCIITQNCSHLGTEWRIVWKLEPELHPRERQRHLPNGTLQSTITLPHVSHSRVLLSCCLHWGNSLQILDQAELQAGYPPTAPHNLSCLMNLTTSSLICQWEPGPDTHLSTSFTLKSFKSQDKCQTQKDSIPDCVPEDGQSHCAIPRKHLQLYQNMSIWVQARNALGTSVSPKLCLAPMDVVKLEPPTLWALEPSPAVAPPQPGCLRLRWETWKPSLYIEQKCELRHQPRLGEAGWDLVSGLPARTPQYELCGLLPSTAYTLQMRCTRWRLPGHWSEWSPSLELTTAQRAPIVRLDTWWRQRQLDPQTVAVQLFWKPIALEEDSRQIQGYLVSWRPSDQAGAEPILCDTTELNCTFQLPSEAREVILKAYNTAGTSHPTRVVFLESRGPPLGRLHTTARDPHSLWVGWEPPRPQPQGYVIEWGLSPPSPNGSPMTWRMEHNGSIAGTLLQENIRPFQLYEITVTPLYQDTKGPSQHIYAYSQEMAPSHGPELHLRHIGKTWAQLEWVPEAPELGKSPLTHYTIFWTNTQDQSFSTVLNASTHSFVLHGLEPSSLYHVQLVAASQAWTANSTSLTLMTLTLEESELHILLGLFGLLVLLICLCGAAQFCCRPRKYSLWPSVPDPARSSLGSWVPTITAESKADLRVNPTSTHLKPQSPHCEMGQITHRSTGEIHQAKSEQHIARVRHI; this is encoded by the exons ATGGTGGGGctgggagcctggagcctggtgggagctGCTCTGATCATCCTGCTGCTCCCCAGAA GCCTGGAGCAGTGTGGGCATATCCTCCTCTCAGCCCCCACCGTCCGCCTGGGAGATCAAGTCACGGCCTCCTGCATCATCACCCAGAACTGCAGCCACCTGGGCACCGAATGGCGGATCGTATGGAAACTGGAACCGGAGCTTCATCCCAGGGAGAGGCAGCGGCACCTGCCGAATGGGACCCTGCAGTCCACCATCACCTTGCCCCACGTCAGCCACTCTCGGGTCCTGCTCTCCTGCTGCCTGCACTGGGGCAACAGCCTCCAGATCCTGGACCAGGCTGAGCTGCAGGCAGGCT ACCCTCCCACTGCACCCCACAACCTATCCTGCCTCATGAACCTCACAACCAGCAGCCTCATCTGCCAGTGGGAGCCAGGCCCCGACACCCACCTGTCCACAAGCTTCACCCTGAAGAGCTTCAA GAGCCAGGACAAATGCCAGACGCAGAAGGATTCCATCCCTGACTGCGTGCCGGAGGACGGGCAGAGCCACTGCGCCATCCCCCGCAAACACCTGCAGCTGTACCAGAACATGAGCATCTGGGTGCAGGCCAGGAACGCGCTGGGGACCAGCGTTTCCCCGAAGCTCTGCCTTGCTCCCATGGACGTTG TGAAACTGGAGCCCCCCACACTGTGGGCCCTGGAGCCCAGCCCTGCGgtggccccaccccagccaggctGCCTGAGGCTGCGCTGGGAGACCTGGAAGCCAAGCCTGTACATAGAACAGAAGTGTGAGCTGCGCCACCAGCCTCGGCTTGGAGAAGCCGGCTGGGACCTG GTGAGCGGCCTGCCTGCCAGGACCCCCCAGTATGAACTCTGCGGGCTCCTCCCATCCACAGCCTACACCCTGCAAATGCGCTGTACCCGCTGGCGCCTGCCCGGCCACTGGAGCGAATGGAGCCCCAGCCTGGAGCTGACCACTGCACAACGGG CCCCCATCGTCAGACTGGACACGTGGTGGCGGCAGAGGCAGCTGGACCCCCAGACGGTGGCCGTGCAGCTGTTCTGGAAG CCAATAGCCCTGGAAGAAGACAGCAGGCAGATCCAAGGTTACCTGGTTTCCTGGAGACCCTCAGACCAGGCTGGGGCAGAGCCAATCCTCTGTGACACCACGGAGCTGAACTGTACCTTCCAACTGCCTTCAGAAGCCCGGGAGGTGATCCTTAAGGCCTATAACACAGCTGGGACCTCGCATCCCACCCGCGTGGTCTTCTTGGAAAGCAGAG GCCCACCCCTGGGCAGACTCCACACCACCGCTCGAGACCCTCATAGCCTCTGGGTGGGCTGGGAGCCCCCCCGTCCTCAACCTCAGGGCTATGTGATTGAGTGGGGCCTCAGTCCCCCCAGCCCCAACGGCAGTCCTATGACCTGGAGGATGGAGCACAACGGAAGCATTGCAGGAACCTTGCTGCAGG AGAACATCAGGCCCTTTCAGCTCTACGAGATCACTGTGACCCCCCTGTACCAGGACACCAAGGGACCCTCCCAGCACATCTATGCCTACTCCCAAGAGATGG CCCCCTCCCACGGCCCAGAGTTGCATCTCAGGCACATTGGCAAGACGTGGGCCCAGCTGGAGTGGGTGCCCGAGGCCCCTGAGCTAGGGAAGAGCCCCCTTACCCACTACACCATCTTCTGGACCAACACTCAGGACCAGTCCTTCT CCACTGTCCTGAATGCCTCCACCCATAGCTTTGTCCTCCATGGCCTGGAGCCTTCCAGCTTGTACCATGTTCAACTCGTGGCCGCCAGCCAGGCGTGGACCGCCAACAGTACAAGCCTCACCCTGATGACCTTGACTCTAG AGGAGTCTGAGCTGCACATCCTCCTGGGCCTGTTTGGCCTCCTGGTCTTGCTCATCTGCCTCTGTGGGGCTGCCCAGTTCTGCTGCAGACCCAG GAAGTATTCCCTCTGGCCGAGTGTCCCAGACCCAGCCCGCAGCAGTCTGGGTTCCTGGGTGCCAACCATCACGGCagag AGCAAAGCAGACCTAAGGGTGAATCCCACCTCCACCCATTTGAAGCCTCAGTCACCTCATTGTGAAATGGGACAAATCACACACAGAAGCACTGGGGAGATTCACCAGGCTAAGTCTGAACAGCACATAGCACGCGTCCGGCACATATGA
- the CSF3R gene encoding granulocyte colony-stimulating factor receptor isoform X5 translates to MVGLGAWSLVGAALIILLLPRSLEQCGHILLSAPTVRLGDQVTASCIITQNCSHLGTEWRIVWKLEPELHPRERQRHLPNGTLQSTITLPHVSHSRVLLSCCLHWGNSLQILDQAELQAGYPPTAPHNLSCLMNLTTSSLICQWEPGPDTHLSTSFTLKSFKSQDKCQTQKDSIPDCVPEDGQSHCAIPRKHLQLYQNMSIWVQARNALGTSVSPKLCLAPMDVVKLEPPTLWALEPSPAVAPPQPGCLRLRWETWKPSLYIEQKCELRHQPRLGEAGWDLVSGLPARTPQYELCGLLPSTAYTLQMRCTRWRLPGHWSEWSPSLELTTAQRAPIVRLDTWWRQRQLDPQTVAVQLFWKPIALEEDSRQIQGYLVSWRPSDQAGAEPILCDTTELNCTFQLPSEAREVILKAYNTAGTSHPTRVVFLESRGPPLGRLHTTARDPHSLWVGWEPPRPQPQGYVIEWGLSPPSPNGSPMTWRMEHNGSIAGTLLQENIRPFQLYEITVTPLYQDTKGPSQHIYAYSQEMAPSHGPELHLRHIGKTWAQLEWVPEAPELGKSPLTHYTIFWTNTQDQSFSTVLNASTHSFVLHGLEPSSLYHVQLVAASQAWTANSTSLTLMTLTLEESELHILLGLFGLLVLLICLCGAAQFCCRPSRKYSLWPSVPDPARSSLGSWVPTITAESKADLRVNPTSTHLKPQSPHCEMGQITHRSTGEIHQAKSEQHIARVRHI, encoded by the exons ATGGTGGGGctgggagcctggagcctggtgggagctGCTCTGATCATCCTGCTGCTCCCCAGAA GCCTGGAGCAGTGTGGGCATATCCTCCTCTCAGCCCCCACCGTCCGCCTGGGAGATCAAGTCACGGCCTCCTGCATCATCACCCAGAACTGCAGCCACCTGGGCACCGAATGGCGGATCGTATGGAAACTGGAACCGGAGCTTCATCCCAGGGAGAGGCAGCGGCACCTGCCGAATGGGACCCTGCAGTCCACCATCACCTTGCCCCACGTCAGCCACTCTCGGGTCCTGCTCTCCTGCTGCCTGCACTGGGGCAACAGCCTCCAGATCCTGGACCAGGCTGAGCTGCAGGCAGGCT ACCCTCCCACTGCACCCCACAACCTATCCTGCCTCATGAACCTCACAACCAGCAGCCTCATCTGCCAGTGGGAGCCAGGCCCCGACACCCACCTGTCCACAAGCTTCACCCTGAAGAGCTTCAA GAGCCAGGACAAATGCCAGACGCAGAAGGATTCCATCCCTGACTGCGTGCCGGAGGACGGGCAGAGCCACTGCGCCATCCCCCGCAAACACCTGCAGCTGTACCAGAACATGAGCATCTGGGTGCAGGCCAGGAACGCGCTGGGGACCAGCGTTTCCCCGAAGCTCTGCCTTGCTCCCATGGACGTTG TGAAACTGGAGCCCCCCACACTGTGGGCCCTGGAGCCCAGCCCTGCGgtggccccaccccagccaggctGCCTGAGGCTGCGCTGGGAGACCTGGAAGCCAAGCCTGTACATAGAACAGAAGTGTGAGCTGCGCCACCAGCCTCGGCTTGGAGAAGCCGGCTGGGACCTG GTGAGCGGCCTGCCTGCCAGGACCCCCCAGTATGAACTCTGCGGGCTCCTCCCATCCACAGCCTACACCCTGCAAATGCGCTGTACCCGCTGGCGCCTGCCCGGCCACTGGAGCGAATGGAGCCCCAGCCTGGAGCTGACCACTGCACAACGGG CCCCCATCGTCAGACTGGACACGTGGTGGCGGCAGAGGCAGCTGGACCCCCAGACGGTGGCCGTGCAGCTGTTCTGGAAG CCAATAGCCCTGGAAGAAGACAGCAGGCAGATCCAAGGTTACCTGGTTTCCTGGAGACCCTCAGACCAGGCTGGGGCAGAGCCAATCCTCTGTGACACCACGGAGCTGAACTGTACCTTCCAACTGCCTTCAGAAGCCCGGGAGGTGATCCTTAAGGCCTATAACACAGCTGGGACCTCGCATCCCACCCGCGTGGTCTTCTTGGAAAGCAGAG GCCCACCCCTGGGCAGACTCCACACCACCGCTCGAGACCCTCATAGCCTCTGGGTGGGCTGGGAGCCCCCCCGTCCTCAACCTCAGGGCTATGTGATTGAGTGGGGCCTCAGTCCCCCCAGCCCCAACGGCAGTCCTATGACCTGGAGGATGGAGCACAACGGAAGCATTGCAGGAACCTTGCTGCAGG AGAACATCAGGCCCTTTCAGCTCTACGAGATCACTGTGACCCCCCTGTACCAGGACACCAAGGGACCCTCCCAGCACATCTATGCCTACTCCCAAGAGATGG CCCCCTCCCACGGCCCAGAGTTGCATCTCAGGCACATTGGCAAGACGTGGGCCCAGCTGGAGTGGGTGCCCGAGGCCCCTGAGCTAGGGAAGAGCCCCCTTACCCACTACACCATCTTCTGGACCAACACTCAGGACCAGTCCTTCT CCACTGTCCTGAATGCCTCCACCCATAGCTTTGTCCTCCATGGCCTGGAGCCTTCCAGCTTGTACCATGTTCAACTCGTGGCCGCCAGCCAGGCGTGGACCGCCAACAGTACAAGCCTCACCCTGATGACCTTGACTCTAG AGGAGTCTGAGCTGCACATCCTCCTGGGCCTGTTTGGCCTCCTGGTCTTGCTCATCTGCCTCTGTGGGGCTGCCCAGTTCTGCTGCAGACCCAG CAGGAAGTATTCCCTCTGGCCGAGTGTCCCAGACCCAGCCCGCAGCAGTCTGGGTTCCTGGGTGCCAACCATCACGGCagag AGCAAAGCAGACCTAAGGGTGAATCCCACCTCCACCCATTTGAAGCCTCAGTCACCTCATTGTGAAATGGGACAAATCACACACAGAAGCACTGGGGAGATTCACCAGGCTAAGTCTGAACAGCACATAGCACGCGTCCGGCACATATGA